A window of Taeniopygia guttata chromosome 14, bTaeGut7.mat, whole genome shotgun sequence contains these coding sequences:
- the USP31 gene encoding ubiquitin carboxyl-terminal hydrolase 31 — protein MSRVSGPGPAGSAKEKRSFSKRLFRGRAAGGGAGSAPAAAPAPAPSGRSLGGFMSRVLKTLSTLSHYSSEPEPRAGLAPRLPPPQATGGLGSCFPPGPPRSPEPPPRPAGSAEAVPGVAGLRNHGNTCFMNAILQCLSNTELFAEFLALEQFRGGPPPADGPPPAPGEVTEQLAQLVRALWTLEYTPQHSRDFKNIVSKNAMQYRGNAQHDAQEFLLWLLDRVHEDLNNVVNSGGMPPLKPPLEDDVLLEGPAFPISSTFVQELFQAQYRSSLTCPHCQKQSNTFDPFLCISLPIPLPHTRPLYVTVVYQGKCSHCMRIGVAVPISGTVARLREAVSSETKIPTEQIVLTEMYYDGFHRSFCDTDDLDTIHESDCIFAFETPEIFRPEGILSQRGIHVNNNLNNLKCGTEHSRTIAYSQGTVKSGKLEQSCPKLAANDKIVLLVCNRACTGQQSKRFGLPFVLHLEKTIAWDILQKEILEKMQYFLRPAACLQVCPFSLRVVSVVGITYLLPQEERPLCHPTVERALKSCGQGGTAHVKLVVEWDKETKDYLFVNTEEEYIPDSESVRQQRELHHQPQICTLSQCFQLYTKEEQLAPDDAWRCPHCKQLQQGSITLSLWTLPDVLIIHLKRFRQEGDRRMKLQNMVKFPLSGLDMTPHVVKRSQSSWSLPSHWSPWRKPYGLGRDPEDYIYDLYAVCNHHGTMQGGHYTAYCKNSVDGQWYCFDDSEVQQLSESEVCKQTAYILFYQRRTAIPSWSANSSVAGSTSSSLCEHWVSRLPGSKQPSVASAASSRRTSLASLSESVELTGERSEDDGGFSTRPFVRSVQRQSLSSRSSVTSPLAVSENGVRPLWSLSAKLQFRSNSPSRFSGDSPVHTSASTLEKIGEAADDKVSTSCFGSLRNLSSSYLEPCDSSRREHRTARRAPLAVMEGAFREESVVRTSSSDLSDGYGKSSVQPDRNHPALDPFDNNNQIAFVDQSDSVDSSPVKEAKAPAGTGLAAEKVHDTPRKGHGSKGASEPDKSLRKGRTVLATQETKVSRSSPPLKSSQKASRSRSKTDSSRVSGRHGSPAPTQARKDHSTKPLEASVPSAAQKQKSGSSPSSTAAKKTPSGPLTKGSSSGKSRTCERSLSREGSKVSLGSDKTSVTSSSRTSSPRISHSRSDSRPADSRHVRSSSMANLRSPNAAARSGLKRDSKSEEKGLSFFKSALRQKETRRSADLGKTTMLSKKTGSVSSKSGSKNVLEDKPEKGGAPPASQTNANITTKEKLVSKDATSNKHSLLSSRKSKSSQLDPGVQSPPSSGKQSADKPLKKLPSSMQVSARPSLEPQ, from the exons ATGTCGCGGGTGAGCGGCCCCGGGCCGGCGGGCAGCGCCAAGGAGAAGCGCTCCTTCAGCAAGCGGCTTTTCCGCGGgagggcggcgggcggcggcgccggctcggccccggccgccgccccggccccggcgccgTCCGGGCGGTCGCTCGGCGGGTTCATGAGCCGCGTGCTGAAGACCCTGTCCACGCTCTCGCACTACAGCAGCGAGCCCGAGCCCCGCGCCGGGCTCGCCCCGCGCCTGCCCCCGCCGCAGGCCACCGGCGGCCTGGGCAGCTGCTTCCCGCCGGGCCCGCCgcgcagccccgagcccccgccgcgccccgccggcAGCGCCGAGGCCGTGCCCGGCGTGGCGGGGCTGCGCAACCACGGCAACACCTGCTTCATGAACGCCATCCTGCAGTGCCTCAGCAACACCGAGCTGTTCGCCGAGTTCCTGGCGCTGGAGCAGTTCCGCGGCGGGCCGCCCCCCGCCGACGggccgccgcccgcgcccggCGAGGTCACGGAGCAGCTGGCGCAGCTGGTGCGGGCGCTCTGGACGCTCGAGTACACCCCGCAGCACAGCCGCGACTTCAAG AACATTGTGTCCAAGAACGCGATGCAGTACCGTGGCAACGCCCAGCACGATGCCCAGGAGTTCCTGCTTTGGCTGCTTGACAGAGTCCACGAGGATTTGAACAACGTGGTGAATTCCGGTGGCATGCCTCCACTCAAG CCGCCACTGGAGGATGATGTGCTGCTTGAGGGCCCAGCCTTTCCCATCAGTAGCACTTTTGTGCAGGAACTCTTTCAAGCCCAGTACAG GTCCTCCCTGAcgtgccctcactgccagaagcaGAGCAACACCTTTGACCCCTTCCTGTGCATCTCGCTGCCGATCCCTCTGCCGCACACTCG GCCACTCTACGTCACCGTGGTGTACCagggcaagtgctcccactgCATGCGCATCGGGGTGGCCGTGCCCATCTCCGGAACGGTGGCCAGGCTGCGGGAGGCTGTCTCCTCGGAAACCAAGATACCCACGGAGCAG ATCGTGCTGACAGAGATGTACTACGATGGGTTCCATCGCTCCTTCTGCGACACGGACGACTTGGACACCATCCACGAGAGTGACTGCATTTTTGCCTTTGAGACCCCAGAGATCTTCAGGCCTGAGGGCATCCTCAGTCAGAGAG GAATACATGTGAACAATAACCTGAATAACTTGAAATGTGGCACTGAGCACTCCCGAACAATAGCTTACTCTCAAGGAACGGTGAAGTCTGGAAAACTGGAGCAGTCCTGTCCTAAACTAGCAGCAAATGACAAGATTGTCTTGCTGGTGTGTAACAGAGCGTGCACTGGACAGCAGAGCAAAAG GTTTGGCTTGCCCTTTGTGTTGCACTTGGAAAAAACAATTGCTTGGGATATTCTGCAGAAGGAAATACTGGAGAAGATGCAGTATTTCCTGCGGCCTGCAGCCTGCTTGCAG GTTTGCCCATTCAGCTTGCGAGTGGTCAGTGTTGTGGGCATAACATACTTGCTACCTCAGGAGGAGCGACCCCTCTGCCACCCAACCGTGGAAAG ggCATTGAAGTCATGCGGACAGGGGGGAACTGCTCATGTGAAATTAGTGGTAGAATGGGACAAAGAAACTAAAGATTA CTTGTTTGTGAATACAGAAGAGGAATATATTCCAGACTCTGAAAGCGTCCGCCAGCAGAGAGAGCTTCATCATCAACCTCAGATCTGCACTTTATCTCAGTGTTTCCAACTGTACACCAAAGAGGAACAG CTTGCCCCAGATGATGCATGGCGATGCCCACACTGtaagcagctgcagcagggtaGCATCACACTGAGCCTCTGGACCTTACCTGATGTTCTCATCATACATCTCAAAAGGTTTAGGCAG GAAGGAGACCGAAGGATGAAACTTCAGAACATGGTTAAATTTCCCTTGAGTGGTTTGGATATGACTCCTCACGTTGTGAAACGCAgtcagagcagctggagcttgCCATCGCACTGGTCACCTTGGAGGAAACCTTACGGCCTCGGCAGAGATCCTGAGGACTACATTTATGACCTGTACGCTGTCTGCAACCACCATGGCACCATGCAAGGCGGACATTATACAG CATATTGCAAGAATTCTGTTGATGGCCAGTGGTACTGCTTCGATGACAGTGAAGTTCAGCAACTTTCTGAGAGTGAAGTCTGCAAGCAGACCGCTTATATCTTGTTCTACCAGCGACGCACAGCGATCCCCTCGTGGTCTGCCAACAGTTCCGTGGCAG GCTCCACGAGCTCGTCGCTGTGCGAGCACTGGGTCAGCCGGCTCCCGGGCAGCAAGCAGCCCAGCGTCGCCTCGGCCGCCTCCTCGCGCCGCACCTCGCTGGCCTCGCTCTCGGAGTCCGTGGAGCTGACCGGGGAACGCAGCGAAGATGACG GAGGATTTTCAACTCGACCATTTGTAAGGAGTGTCCAACGTCAGAGCTTGTCATCCAGATCCTCTGTCACCAGCCCACTGGCAGTGAGTGAAAATGGTGTCAGGCCCTTGTGGTCACTCTCTGCAAAACTGCAGTTCCGCTCCAACTCCCCATCACGCTTCTCTGGAGATTCCCCAGTACATACCTCTGCTTCCACTCTGGAGAAGATTGGGGAAGCTGCTGATGATAAAGTTTCCACCTCGTGCTTTGGCAGCCTGAGGAATCTCTCTAGCAGCTACTTGGAGCCCTGTGACAGCAGTCGGCGAGAGCACAGGACAGCTCGCAGAGCCCCTCTAGCTGTCATGGAAGGGGCGTTCAGGGAGGAGTCCGTTGTAAGGACATCTAGCTCAGACCTTTCAGATGGGTATGGTAAAAGCTCTGTGCAGCCAGACAGGAATCACCCTGCTCTGGACCCTTTTGATAACAACAATCAAATCGCCTTTGTTGACCAGAGTGATTCTGTGGACAGCTCCCCAGTGAAGGAGGCGAAAGccccagctgggacagggctggctgCGGAGAAGGTACATGACACCCCTAGGAAGGGTCACGGCTCCAAAGGAGCTTCTGAGCCAGACAAAAGTCTGAGGAAGGGAAGGACAGTCTTAGCTACCCAAGAGACCAAAGTCTCTCGCTCTTCTCCTCCACTGAAGAGTTCCCAGAAAGCTTCTCGGTCTAGAAGTAAGACAGACTCCTCTAGGGTCAGCGGGCGACACGGGTCTCCTGCTCCCACGCAAGCTAGGAAGGACCACAGCACAAAGCCCCTGGAGGCATCTGTCCCTTCAGCTGCACAGAAGCAGAAGTCAGGTTCTTCTCCATCCTCCACGGCTGCCAAGAAAACCCCATCAGGCCCATTGACTAAGGGCTCTTCCTCGGGGAAGAGCCGGACTTGCGAGCGCAGCCTCAGCCGGGAGGGCTCCAAGGTCAGTCTGGGGTCGGACAAGACGAGCGttaccagcagctccaggacgAGCTCCCCGCGGATCAGCCACTCCCGGAGCGACAGCAGGCCGGCGGACAGCAGGCACGTGCGCAGCTCCTCCATGGCCAACCTGCGCTCCCCAAACGCTGCGGCGCGCTCCGGCTTGAAGAGGGACAGCAAGTCGGAAGAGAAGGGTTTGTCTTTCTTTAAATCGGCCTTAAGGCAGAAGGAGACGCGGAGGTCGGCAGACCTGGGCAAGACAACAATGCTTTCAAAAAAGACAGGGAGTGTTAGTTCCAAGTCAGGCAGTAAAAATGTGCTGGAGGACAAACCAGAGAAAGGTGGTGCCCCACCAGCCTCTCAAACCAATGCCAACATcactacaaaagaaaaacttgtCTCAAAAGATGCCACATCTAACAAACATTCTCTGTTATCCAGTCGCAAGTCCAAGTCTTCCCAGCTAGATCCTGGAGTCCAGTCTCCTCCTTCCAGTGGCAAGCAGTCTGCTGACAAGCCGCTGAAAAAATTACCTTCCAGCATGCAGGTGTCTGCACGGCCTTCTCTGGAACCTCAGTGA
- the SCNN1G gene encoding epithelial sodium channel subunit gamma — MASTVQQAEHCGWAVSWGGMSLSRCLPCRYSAMKEYLSELDKETKKALETFYGFSEGKSKVRRSVDDWNSTGSEFFEQIPLLKVEDFSRAATDLHNGQKRRIEGSVFHKDSSIVNSGDSNDIIGFQLCDANNSSECALYTFSSGVNAIQEWYKLHYMNIMAQIPLETKEKLSYSAEDFLLTCFFDGISCDKRHFTRFHHPLHGNCYTFNSGESGTILSTSTGGSEYGLQVVLYIDEAEYNPFLVTSTGAKIMVHDQNEYPFIEDIGTEIETAAATSIGMHFTQSRKLSKPYSDCTETGADIPVENLYNKSYSLQICLHSCFQKAMVDSCGCAQYAQPLPAGAEYCNYKKNPNWMYCYYRLHEKFVKEQLGCQQICKDACSFKEWALTTSIAQWPSIVSEDWMLRVLSWDKGQKLNKKLNKTDLANLMVFYKDLNERFISENPANTLVILLSNFGGQLGLWMSCSVVCVIEIVEVFFIDSLSIVTRHQWQRAKKWWSGRQRGGAGQAQAGDVERQGHDNPACVDEDLPTFTTALRLPLPQDSPLPRTPPPNYSTLRLETAFTEQLPDTLELGRH, encoded by the exons ATGGCATCCACagtgcagcaggcagagcaCTGTGGCTGGGCAGTGAGCTGGGGTGGGATGTCACTGTCGCGTTGTCTCCCGTGCAGGTACAGTGCCATGAAAGAGTATTTATCTGAATTGgacaaagagacaaaaaaagctTTGGAAACTTTCTATGGATTTTCTGAGGGCAAGTCCAAGGTGCGCCGGTCGGTGGATGACTGGAACAGCACAGGGAGCGAGTTCTTCGAACAGATCCCTCTGCTGAAGGTCGAGGACTTCTCCAGGGCAGCGACTGACCTGCACAATGGGCAGAAGAGGAGAATAGAGGGAAGTGTCTTTCACAAGGACTCGTCCATCGTGAACTCGGGTGATTCCAATGACATCATTGGCTTTCAGCTG TGTGATGCAAACAACAGCAGCGAGTGTGCCCTGTACACATTCAGTTCGGGTGTTAATGCCATCCAGGAGTGGTACAAGCTGCATTACATGAACATCATGGCACAAATTCCCCTGGAGACTAAAGAAAAATTGAGTTATTCTGCAGAGGACTTTCTACTGACATGTTTCTTTGATGGCATATCTTGTGACAAAAG GCACTTCACTCGTTTCCATCACCCCCTCCACGGCAACTGCTACACCTTCAACAGCGGCGAGAGCGGGACCATCCTGAGCACCTCCACGGGCGGCAGCGAGTACG GATTGCAGGTTGTTCTGTACATCGACGAAGCAGAATACAACCCCTTCCTGGTGACATCCACAGGAGCCAAGATCATGGTCCACGACCAAAATGAGTATCCCTTCATTGAAGACATTGGCACTGAAATTGAGACTGCAGCAGCCACCTCCATAGGGATGCATTTT ACTCAGTCTCGCAAGCTGAGCAAACCCTACAGTGACTGCACAGAGACAGGAGCTGATATACCTGTGGAAAATCTCTATAACAAGAGCTACTCACTCCAG atcTGCCTGCACTCCTGCTTCCAGAAGGCCATGGTGGACTCGTGTGGCTGTGCCCAGTACGCACAGCCCTTACCCGCTGGGGCCGAGTACTGCAACTACAAGAAGAACCCAAACTGGA TGTACTGCTACTACAGACTGCATGAAAAGTTTGTgaaggagcagctgggctgcCAGCAGATCTGCAAAGACGCCTGCAG CTTCAAGGAGTGGGCGCTCACCACCAGCATTGCTCAGTGGCCATCCATCGTGTCAGAG GACTGGATGCTCCGAGTTCTCTCTTGGGACAAAGGGCAAAAACTCAACAAGAAGCTGAACAA GACAGACCTTGCCAACCTCATGGTGTTTTACAAGGACCTGAACGAGAGATTCATTTCGGAGAATCCTGCCAACACA CTCGTCATCCTCCTGTCCAACTTCGGGGGCCAGCTGGGCCTGTGGATGAGCTGCTCCGTGGTCTGCGTCATCGAGATCGTGGAGGTGTTCTTCATCGACTCGCTGTCCATCGTCACGCGGCACCAGTGGCAGCGGGCGAAGAAGTGGTGGAgcgggcggcagcggggcggcGCGGGCCAGGCACAGGCCGGCGACGTGGAGAGGCAGGGCCACGACAACCCCGCGTGCGTGGACGAGGACCTGCCCACCTTCACCACGGCCCTGCGCCTGCCGCTGCCCCAGGACAGCCCCCTGCCCAGGACTCCCCCCCCCAACTACAGCACTTTGCGCCTGGAGACGGCCTTCACGGAGCAGCTGCCCGACACGCTGGAGCTCGGCCGGCACTGA